Within the Polaribacter pectinis genome, the region TGAAGAAATTATAGCAATTTTAAATAATATAAAACCACCTTATAATGTAAACGAGTTAACGCAGCAAAAAGCAATTGAGCGTTTACAAAAAGTGGAAGAAGTACAGCAAGAAATCATTGAAATTAAAGCAGAAAGAAATCAGCTTTTAGAAAGTTTAAAAGAAATTGATTTCATCAACACAATTTATCCAACAGACTGTAATTTTGTGTTAGTAAAGGTTGATGATGCTACAAAACGTTACAATCAATTAATTAAAAAAGGAATTGTAATTAGAAATAGAACAACACAGCCTTTGTGTGAGAATACATTACGTTTTACAGTTGGAACAAGTTTGGAGAATGAGAGATTACTTCAAGCTTTAAAAGAAATTTAAATGAAAAAAGTATTATTTATAGACAGAGATGGAACTTTGGTGTTAGAACCGCCAGTAGATTATCAATTAGATAGTTTAGAAAAGTTAGAATATTATCCAAAAGTATTTCAATATATGGCAAAAATTGCCAAAGAATTGAACTATGAATTGGTTATGGTTACCAATCAAGATGGTTTAGGAACTGATTCATTTCCTGAAGATACTTTTTGGCCAGCTCAAAATAAAATTATTTCAGCATTCGAAAAAGAAGGTGTTGTTTTTTCTGAAATTCTAATTGATAAAACGTTTCCACACGAAAATGCTGAAACTCGTAAACCAAGAATTGGTTTACTAACAAAGTATTTTTCTGATGAGTATGATTTAGAAAATTCTTTTGTTTTAGGAGACAGAATTACAGACATGGAGTTGGCGAAGAATTTAGGTTGTAAAGGAATTTTCTTATCAGAAGACCCTGAATTAGGGGCAGATGAAATAGAAACTTCTAAACAAGAAATTTTAGATTGTATTGCTTTAACAAGCACAGATTGGAAAGTAATTTATGAGTTTCTAAAATTAGAAGATAGAGTTGCAGAAATCACCAGAAATACGAATGAAACGAAGATTTACATCAAACTAAATTTAGACGGTTCAGGTAAAAACGATATTGCTACAGGTTTACACTTTTTCGATCATATGTTAGACCAAATTGGTAGACACGGAAATATGGATTTGACTATTAAAGTTGATGGTGATTTAGAAGTTGATGAACACCATACAATTGAAGATACTATGATTGCTTTTGGGGAATTATTCAACAAAGCACTGGGCAATAAATTAGGAATTGAAAGATATGGTTTTTGCTTACCAATGGACGATTGTTTAGCGCAAGTGGCAGTTGATTTTGGAGGAAGAAATTGGCTAGAATGGGACGCAGATTTTAAGCGTGAAAAAATTGGCGACATGCCAACAGAAATGTTTTTTCACTTGTTTAAATCGTTTACAGATGGTGCAAAATGTAATTTAAACATCAAAGCAGAAGGCGTAAATGAACATCATAAAATTGAAGGAATTTTTAAAGCATTTGCGAAAGCAATGAAAATGGCAGTAAAAAGAGATTCAAATAAGATGTTTTTACCATCTACAAAAGGAATGCTTTAAAAAGTGTTGAGTTATCAATTTTTAGTTTTGAGTAATTTAACTTAAAACTAAACACTAAAAATTAAAAACTAATTATGAAACTCATAATTATAAATTACGGAGCAGGAAACATAAAAAGCATTCAATTTGCTTTTAAAAGATTAGGTGTAGATGCTATTTTATCAAATAATATTGATGAAATTAAAGCTGCTGATAAAGTAATTTTCCCTGGAGTTGGTGAAGCAAGTTCTGCAATGGAAATGCTGCAAGAAAGTGGTTTAGATAAAGTTATCCCAACTTTAAAACAACCTGTTTTAGGAATTTGTTTAGGAATGCAATTAATGTGTAATTCTTCTGAAGAAGGAAATACAAAAGGATTAGGTATTTTTGATGTAGAAGTGAAAAAGTTTTCTAAAGCTGTAAAAGTTCCACAAATGGGATGGAATGTAGTGTATGATTTAAAATCTTCTTTATTTACCGGAATTAAAGAAAGAGAATTTATGTATTTAGTACATAGTTTCTATGCTGAAAGTTGTGATGAAGCAATTGCAACAACCGATTATGAAATTGAATATGCATCAGCATTACAAAAAGATAATTTTTATGGTGTACAATTTCACCCGGAAAAAAGTGGAGTAGAAGGAGCACATTTGCTTCAAAACTTCTTAAACTTATAATAATTAATTATGGCAAGAAAATTAATAAGTTCAGGGTCTTCATTCGAAAAAGAAATTGGATATTCAAGAGCTGTAGTAGAAGGAGATTGGATTTTTGTTTCTGGAACAACTGGTTTCAATTATCATGATATGACCATTGCTGATGATGTTGTAAATCAAACTGAGCAATGTTTAAAAAATATAGAAGAAGTTTTAGAACAAGCTGGCTCTAGCATGAGTAAAATAGTACGTGTAACTTATATTTTACCAGATGCTTCAGAATTTGAACAAACTTGGCCTGTTTTAAAAAAATATTTAGGGGAAATAAGACCTTCAGCAACAATGTTTGCTGCTGGATTGGCGGATCCGAGAATGAAAATAGAAATTCAAGTTACTGCATTAAATAAATAGTTATGAGAATAATACCAGCCATAGATATTATTGACGGAAAGTGTGTTCGTTTAACAAAAGGCGATTACAATACCAAGAAAATATATAATGAAAGCCCGTTAGAAGTTGCCAAAGAATTTGAAGCTGCAGGAATAGAATATTTACACGTTGTAGATTTAGATGGCGCAAAAGCGAGCGAGATTATCAACTATAAAGTTTTAGAGCAAATTGCATCAAAAACTAACTTAAAAATTGATTTTGGTGGTGGTTTAAAGTCTGATAAAGATTTGGAAATTGCTTTTAATTCAGGAGCTAATCAAATTACTGGAGGTAGTATTGCTGTGAAAAACTCAACGATTTTTGAAAGTTGGATTTCAACATATGGATCTCAAAAAATTATTTTAGGAGCAGATTTTTATCCAGATAATACTGGAGGAAAAATAGCAACAAATGGATGGCAAGAAGAAAGTACTTTAGAATTGATTCCTTTTATCGCAGATTATCATAAAAAGGGAATTCAATATGTTATTTGTACAGATATTTCTAAAGACGGAATGTTACAAGGCCCAAGTTTTGATATTTATAAAGAAGTTTTATCCGAAGTAAAGGGTTTAAAATTGATAGCTTCTGGTGGAATTTCAACATTTGATGAATTACCAAAATTAGCAGAAAATGGTTGCGAAGGTGTAATTATTGGAAAAGCTATTTATGAAAATAAAATAAGCTTAAAACAATTAGAAAACTTCATTTTAAATAAATAAAATGCTTACAAAAAGAATAATTCCTTGTTTAGATATTAAAAACGGAAGAACTGTAAAAGGTGTAAATTTCGTTAATTTAATAGATGCTGGAGATCCTGTAGTTTTAGCAAAACAATATGCTGAATTAGGTGCAGATGAATTGGTTTTTCTTGATATTTCTGCCACTTTAGAAGGAAGAAAAACAATGAGAGAAATGGTTTTAAAAGTTGCAGAACAGGTAAATATTCCATTTACAGTTGGTGGTGGGATTTCTTCTGTGGAAGATGTAGATTTGTTATTACAATGTGGAGCAGATAAGGTTTCAATAAATTCATCAGCAATTAAAAGACCAGATTTAGTGAATGAATTATCTAATAAATTCGGAAGTCAATGTGTGGTAGTTGCAATTGATGCAAAACAGATTGATGGAGAATGGATTGTACATTTGGCTGGAGGAACCATTCCAACAGAACTCAATTTATTTGAATGGGCAAAAGAAGTAGAAAAACGTGGTGCAGGAGAAATTTTGTTCACTTCTATGAATAATGATGGTACAAAAGCAGGTTTTGCCAATGAAGCTTTAGCAAAATTATCAACCGAATTAAACATTCCAATTATTGCTTCTGGTGGCGCAGGAACAGTGCAACATTTTATAGATACATTTGTTGATGGAAAATCTGATGCAGCTTTGGCAGCAAGCGTTTTTCATTTTGGTGAGATTCCGATTTTAGAATTAAAACAAGAATTAAAAGAGAATAATATTCCTGTAAGAATTTAGAGTGTTTGTTCGAGCGCAGTCGAGAACTTATAACCTCTAGACTACGCTCGAGGAGACATAGAAAATAAAAATTATGAAGATAGATTTCAATAAAAATAACGATGGATTAGTTCCTGCAATCATACAAGATGCAACCACAAAAAATGTGTTGATGTTGGGTTATATGAATGAAGAAGCTTTTGCTAAAACTCAAGAAACAAAATTAGTAACATTTTTTAGTAGAACTAAAAATAGACTCTGGACAAAAGGTGAAGAAAGTGGAAATGTGTTGAATTTAGTCGATATAAAGTTAGATTGCGATAACGATACTTTGTTGATTCAAGTAAATCCAAATGGACCAACTTGTCATAAAGGTTCAGATACTTGTTGGAACGAAGAAAATAAATCGAATTATGGTTTCTTTTCAACTTTAGAAAATGTAATTACAGAAAGAGTTGCGAATAAAGACACTCAAAAATCTTACGTTGCAAGTTTATTTGCAAAAGGAATAAGTAAAGTGGCACAAAAAGTAGGAGAGGAAGCAGTGGAAACTGTTATTGAAGCAATGGACAATAATGATGAATTATTCTTATATGAATCTGCAGATTTGATGTTTCACTATTTAATGTTATTACAAGCGAAAGGTTTTACTTTAAAAGATATTGAAGCAGAATTGATGAAAAGACAGAAGTGAAATTAGTTTTTGATTTGTCTTCTCGAGCGCAGTCGAGAGGTTATTAAATATTTTCTATTTTAAGAGAGTTCTCGACTGCGCTCGAACTGACTAGAACTATGTTTTCATAAAATCTATAGTGACCAAATACATATCTTGTTTGGTCATTTTAGCTTTTAACCAAGCAAAGAAACTCATCATAAAAATATCTTCTTTTTCTTTACCAATCCAATTGAAAGAAGTTTCTACTTTATCTTCAAAATCATTACTGGTGATGATTTCTGGGTTTTTATAATAGATTTCAACCAGTTTTATGAAAGTGATTACTTTCTTCTGATTTATGCTTTTTAAGTGCTTAAAATACGCTCTTTTAAAACTTAGTATTCTTGATTCTACAATATCTATATTTCCTAAATCGATTTGTAACAAAATTTCTATAATATTCTTTTTTATCGTCCATTCTATGCCTGCTTTTTCAATGTAATACTTGTCTGTATGATAAAATTCCGAAAATAAATTTTGCGCTTTTTTCAATTCTTTCCTTTGAGAATAAAAGACAATTAGCGACAAATAAATATCCAATTGAGCAATAATATCTATGTTTTTCTGATTCGTAAAAGGAATTAACAAATCAATTGCTTTTTCTTGATTTCCACTATAATTGTGGTTTAATGCGAGTAGAAGTTTGTATTTAGGATTATATTCCTTAAAATATTTGCTTTTTTGTTGTTGCATATGATCGTGCATCAAATCTAAATATTTTAAAGATTGGGTAAATTTCTTATTTCTAAAAAGTGTGTTGGCAATTAGATATATAATTTCAATATGATAAAAAAGTTGTTTTTCTTTCGATTTATGGTTTTTCATCAATTCATACGTTTCTAAAAGAAAGGACTCTATATTCCAATAATCGAAATTTTGAGCAGAAGAAATATTAGTAATTTGTAAAATTTGATACAAAGGTTTAAAAGAAAAAGAACTTGATATATTAATTTGATGATCTTCTAAAACGTTTTCTATCATTGCTTTTATATCGATAATTTTATGTTGGTGCTGAACATCTTGTAACGCTTTTCTAATTTTCGCATACGCAATATTCATTTTTTCTTCCAACAACAATTGTTGCTGATTTTCTTTAAAATTGATAATAATTTCATCAATATTTAAAGAAGGAATGGCATACGAATACTGAATTTTAGAATGATAAATCTCATTTAGAATCGTAAATAATTGATGCTCTTTTGCAGTAATTTCGGCTTTTTCTAAAATTTTGTAACCAATAGTAAATTGTCCTTTTTTGAGAAAAACCCTTGCAGAAATAATGAATTTTATCAATTGCATATCTATAGAATTCTCTTCTTTTAGATTCGAATTTGCTGTAAAATCGATAATAGATTGGAATAATCGCTTTCTTAAAGCATGTAAAGCTGGTTTGTTGTCTTTTTGGTAGAGTTTTAAGCAAATTTCTTTAGACGATAAATTTTCGGCAATTAATAGTTTTACTAATTGGATGTTTTTGGTATCTGCTCTTTTGTTCTTTTTCTCTAAATAAAGGATGAGTTCTTCCTGCTTTTCATTTGTAAAACTTTGTAGTATGTCTTTTATATTTATCATTATATCGTCAGTAATAATTATCTATAAATCAATTATTAAAGGTAAATATATTAAATTTAATAAATTATATCGTCAGTATTTATAGAAAATAGTATTTCACAAGTTGTAATTCTATCGCAAATTTGTATCATAATTATTAAACTAAAAATTATGAATTATCAAACAACAGTTTCTGCAAACGAAGAAACTAAAAAACAGAAAAACAGTAAAAAATCTAAAGAAGAATTGAACCATAAACCAACACCTGCATATATTGGTGCAAGTTGGGGAGTTGTTATTATTGGACTGCTTTCTTATTGCATTGGTTTGTGGAATGCAGGTATGGAATTGAACGAAAAAGGATACTATTTTGCGATTCTTTTAATGGGTATTTACGCTGTTATTTCACTGCAAAAAGCAGTGAGAGACAAGGCTGAACAAATTAAAGTAAGCGAAATGTATTATGGAATCAGTTGGGTTATTGTAATTGCATCCTTGTTATTATTAATTATCGGTTTAAGAAATGCCGATTTAGAATTAAGTGAAAAAGGATTCTACGCAATTTCCTATTTATTAAGTTTATTTGGTGCAATTACCGTACAAAAAAACACCAGAGATATCGATTTTATCAACACTAAAAGTGAAGAAGAAAATAGTTAGTTTGATAATGGTTTTAAATCCAAAACCTCACAAGTAAAATGCTTGTGGGGTTTAAAAAAATAGTAACTTTATTTAAAAATCTAATTCTATGAATTCAAAATTTAAACAAGAATTACCAAAACTAATCAAACAAGGTGTTATTTCTGAAGAAATAGCCTCAAAAATTGAGAGTTATTATAATTCTAATTCAGTTAATTCTTCCAACAAGCTTTTTACTGTTTTTGGAGTGATAGGAAGCCTTTTGGTAGGTTTAGGTATTATTTTAATATTGGCACATAATTGGGATAATTTCTCAACGCTAACAAAAACTATATTTGCATTTTTACCATTAATAATTGGACAAATCGCAGTTGGTTATTCAATATTAAAAAAGAAAAGTAGCACTTGGTTAGAATCTTCAGGAACATTTTTATTTTTTGCTGTGGGGTCAAGTATTTCATTAGTCAGTCAGATTTATAACATTCCAGGAAATTTAAGCTCCTTTTTATTAGCATGGATACTACTATGTTTGCCTTTGGTTTATTTATTAAAATCGAACTTTGTCTTTAATTTATGTTTAATTTTTTCAACAGTTTATGCTTATGAATTAGGCTATGATTATTCAAGTGGTTATAAAACACCTTGGATGTATTTAGGTGTAATCGCGGGTTTAATGCCTTTTTATATCAATAATTTAAAACATAAAATTGAAGAAAATATAACTACAGTAAGTAATTTTTTAATTCCATTAAGTGTTGTTATTTCTTTTGGAACTTTTGTAAAAGGAGATTATCAAATTTATATAATCGTTTATGGTTTTCTATTCGGATTCTTATATAATGTTGGAAAATTAACTCTTTTTAAAAATACAAGGATTCGAAAAAACGGATTCCTACTTTTTGGTTCTTTAGGTTTGATAATAATGATGCTTACAATGTCAGTTAAAGGATTTTGGAATGATAATTTTTTAACTTTAGAAATTCAAAATCAAAGTTTATTAGTTTCAATTGTATTGCTCATATCAACGGTTTTCTTATTAATTTATAACAAAAAAACATCAAAATTTAGTTGGAATAGTTTATTCGAATATGCTTCAATTTTAATACTTCTAATTTATTTTCTAAATGATATAGATGGTTATTTATCAATAATTTTGGCAAATATTATCATCTTTATTTTGGGAGTTGGTATGATAAAAAAAGGAACTGATACTACGAATTTCGGAATTTTAAATTACGGTTTATTAATCATTACAGCCTTAATTTCTTTGCGATTTTTTGATACAGAAATGACTTTTGTCATCAGAGGATTGTTATTCATTTCAGTAGGTGTAGGGTTCTTTGCATCAAATTATTTAATGTTAAAAAAATCAAGAAAAAACGCTTAAAAAATATATTATGAAAACATCAAAAATAATAATGCCAATTTTTTTAGTAGTTGTCGCATTTCAATTAATGGCGCCAATAAAAATGATTTACGACCAAGAAAATGTTTTAAAAACAGGAAAAGCATATAATTTTATAACACAACCTTTAGATCCCAATGACCCATTTAGAGGGAAATACATAAGAATGAATTATGAAATAAGTAGTTTTAAAACAAAGGATTCTGCATGGAATAGAGGTGAAGAAATTTACGTTTATGTAAAAGATAGCCTTGGTTTTGCAAAATTAGATACTGTAAGCAAAGAAAAATTAAATAATAATAAAGATTACATAAAAGCAAAAGTAGGAGGATATTATAAACATAGCAATAAACTAGTTTTCACTTTGAATAACGAACGTTTTTATATGGAAGAATCTAAAGCGAAACCAGCAGAAGATTTAGTGAGAGAAACACAAAGAACTACTTCAACAAAGAATTTTACATACGCATTAATTTACATTAAAGACGATATTTCTGTTTTGGAAAATGTGTTTATAACTGACACTCCAATTAAAGATTTGGTAAATAAAAATTCAAAAGATTTTAATGGCCTTTAACATTTTAAAACACATCTTAACAACCTTTTAACGTAACAATACATTCATTTTTAGTAATTTAGAGGTGAACTAAAAAAAATAAATATTATGGGAATTATAAAAGATAACAAGAAATTTGAAAGAACAAAAACTCAAGATAATCCAACAAGTATAAATCGGAATTTAAAAGAAAACAAAAAGTTTGAGTTAGAAAACGAAACAATTGTCGAACAAAAAGAAAATAAATAATTTAATAATTTAATTATTTGGTTAGTTAACGATAAAGCCTTCACAAATTTGTGAAGGTTTTTTTATTCTCAATTAAAATTGAAAAGGACTTAATTATTAATGGTAATTTCGCAACTTCTAACAAAGTAGATTATGAAAGCGAATAAATCTCAAATTTTAATTATTGTAGCATTTATATCCATTTATGTAATTTGGGGTTCTACCTATTTATTTAACAAAGTTGCAGTAACAGAATTACCTCCATTTTTCTTGGCTTGTATTCGTTTTTCCACAGCTGGTGTTTTAATGTTGATGATTGCTAAAATTATCGGTTTTAGTCTTAAAATTACTAAAAAGCAATTTCTCAATTCAGCCATTGCATCTTTATTCTTTCTAATTTTAGGAAACAGTGTTTTTGTTTGGGCTTTGCAATATGTAGATAGTGGTTTTGCTGCGTTAATTGCCTCTACACAACCATTATTCGTCTTACTAATTCTGCGTTTTTTAGATAGAAAACCCATGCAAAAAAAATCTATAATTGGAATTTTTTTAGGAATCACAGGAATGGTTTTATTGGTGAGTCAGCAAGAATTAGTAACCTCAAGTGAAACTATTTTAGGAATTTTAGTAATGTTAGGCTGTGTTTTAGGTTGGAGTTATGGAGGTGTTTTTGTTTCTAAGGCAGATTTACCAAAAAATTTTTTTGTGAGTACAGGAATACAAATGGTAATTGCTGGTGTTGTTTTAGCTATTTTAAGTCTTTCTTTTCATGAAAAATGGACTTCTCCTTTAAATTGGAGTTCAAACGTTCAAATATCGATGTCTTTATTAATTATTTTAGGTGGAATTGTTGCTTTTACAGCTTTTAATTATTTGCTAAAAGTAGTTTCAACCGAAAAAGTGGCGACATCTGCCTATGTAAATCCTGTAATTGCTTTATTTATGGGGTGGTATTTTCTGGATGAAAAAATCTCTACACAATCTATGATTGCTTCTGCCATTTTATTAACGGGTGTTTACTTTATTACTTCCAGAAAAAGAAAAGTAAAAAATGTAACTGGAACTGCTAAAACTTAAATTCTTTTTTTTGCTGATTTTCTCTTTTAAAATTGAATTATGTTTTTCGAAATGAGTTCAAAAAAAATGCATCTACGCAAATTATTAAATCTGTAAATCTTTAATTTTACAACTCTAAAATAAAACTGTGCAAGCGAAAACAATTATAAAAGACTTTCCAAAATTATTAAAGAAAACAGGAAGTAATTGGTTAGATAGTGGTCCTTTTGAATTGAGTGCCATTGTTGCCTATTATGCCATTTTATCTTTGCCTGCTTTAATAGTAATTATTTTAAATTTAGTAGGAAATATTTGGGGAAGAGAAATTGTAGAAGGTGAATTATTAGATGAAATTACAAGTGCTGTCGGAATTCAAACAGCAGAATCTATAAGAGTAATGATGTTAGATAGAGGAGATGAATCTGTCTCTATTTTTACCACAATTATTGGAGTTGGAACACTTATTTATGGTGCAACTGGAGTGTTTTATCAATTACAAGCCGCA harbors:
- a CDS encoding EamA family transporter — encoded protein: MKANKSQILIIVAFISIYVIWGSTYLFNKVAVTELPPFFLACIRFSTAGVLMLMIAKIIGFSLKITKKQFLNSAIASLFFLILGNSVFVWALQYVDSGFAALIASTQPLFVLLILRFLDRKPMQKKSIIGIFLGITGMVLLVSQQELVTSSETILGILVMLGCVLGWSYGGVFVSKADLPKNFFVSTGIQMVIAGVVLAILSLSFHEKWTSPLNWSSNVQISMSLLIILGGIVAFTAFNYLLKVVSTEKVATSAYVNPVIALFMGWYFLDEKISTQSMIASAILLTGVYFITSRKRKVKNVTGTAKT
- the hisB gene encoding bifunctional histidinol-phosphatase/imidazoleglycerol-phosphate dehydratase HisB, with the translated sequence MKKVLFIDRDGTLVLEPPVDYQLDSLEKLEYYPKVFQYMAKIAKELNYELVMVTNQDGLGTDSFPEDTFWPAQNKIISAFEKEGVVFSEILIDKTFPHENAETRKPRIGLLTKYFSDEYDLENSFVLGDRITDMELAKNLGCKGIFLSEDPELGADEIETSKQEILDCIALTSTDWKVIYEFLKLEDRVAEITRNTNETKIYIKLNLDGSGKNDIATGLHFFDHMLDQIGRHGNMDLTIKVDGDLEVDEHHTIEDTMIAFGELFNKALGNKLGIERYGFCLPMDDCLAQVAVDFGGRNWLEWDADFKREKIGDMPTEMFFHLFKSFTDGAKCNLNIKAEGVNEHHKIEGIFKAFAKAMKMAVKRDSNKMFLPSTKGML
- a CDS encoding DUF2157 domain-containing protein, which encodes MNSKFKQELPKLIKQGVISEEIASKIESYYNSNSVNSSNKLFTVFGVIGSLLVGLGIILILAHNWDNFSTLTKTIFAFLPLIIGQIAVGYSILKKKSSTWLESSGTFLFFAVGSSISLVSQIYNIPGNLSSFLLAWILLCLPLVYLLKSNFVFNLCLIFSTVYAYELGYDYSSGYKTPWMYLGVIAGLMPFYINNLKHKIEENITTVSNFLIPLSVVISFGTFVKGDYQIYIIVYGFLFGFLYNVGKLTLFKNTRIRKNGFLLFGSLGLIIMMLTMSVKGFWNDNFLTLEIQNQSLLVSIVLLISTVFLLIYNKKTSKFSWNSLFEYASILILLIYFLNDIDGYLSIILANIIIFILGVGMIKKGTDTTNFGILNYGLLIITALISLRFFDTEMTFVIRGLLFISVGVGFFASNYLMLKKSRKNA
- a CDS encoding GDYXXLXY domain-containing protein gives rise to the protein MKTSKIIMPIFLVVVAFQLMAPIKMIYDQENVLKTGKAYNFITQPLDPNDPFRGKYIRMNYEISSFKTKDSAWNRGEEIYVYVKDSLGFAKLDTVSKEKLNNNKDYIKAKVGGYYKHSNKLVFTLNNERFYMEESKAKPAEDLVRETQRTTSTKNFTYALIYIKDDISVLENVFITDTPIKDLVNKNSKDFNGL
- the hisH gene encoding imidazole glycerol phosphate synthase subunit HisH, with amino-acid sequence MKLIIINYGAGNIKSIQFAFKRLGVDAILSNNIDEIKAADKVIFPGVGEASSAMEMLQESGLDKVIPTLKQPVLGICLGMQLMCNSSEEGNTKGLGIFDVEVKKFSKAVKVPQMGWNVVYDLKSSLFTGIKEREFMYLVHSFYAESCDEAIATTDYEIEYASALQKDNFYGVQFHPEKSGVEGAHLLQNFLNL
- a CDS encoding RidA family protein gives rise to the protein MARKLISSGSSFEKEIGYSRAVVEGDWIFVSGTTGFNYHDMTIADDVVNQTEQCLKNIEEVLEQAGSSMSKIVRVTYILPDASEFEQTWPVLKKYLGEIRPSATMFAAGLADPRMKIEIQVTALNK
- the yiaA gene encoding inner membrane protein YiaA; translated protein: MNYQTTVSANEETKKQKNSKKSKEELNHKPTPAYIGASWGVVIIGLLSYCIGLWNAGMELNEKGYYFAILLMGIYAVISLQKAVRDKAEQIKVSEMYYGISWVIVIASLLLLIIGLRNADLELSEKGFYAISYLLSLFGAITVQKNTRDIDFINTKSEEENS
- the hisIE gene encoding bifunctional phosphoribosyl-AMP cyclohydrolase/phosphoribosyl-ATP diphosphatase HisIE; the encoded protein is MKIDFNKNNDGLVPAIIQDATTKNVLMLGYMNEEAFAKTQETKLVTFFSRTKNRLWTKGEESGNVLNLVDIKLDCDNDTLLIQVNPNGPTCHKGSDTCWNEENKSNYGFFSTLENVITERVANKDTQKSYVASLFAKGISKVAQKVGEEAVETVIEAMDNNDELFLYESADLMFHYLMLLQAKGFTLKDIEAELMKRQK
- the hisF gene encoding imidazole glycerol phosphate synthase subunit HisF, whose translation is MLTKRIIPCLDIKNGRTVKGVNFVNLIDAGDPVVLAKQYAELGADELVFLDISATLEGRKTMREMVLKVAEQVNIPFTVGGGISSVEDVDLLLQCGADKVSINSSAIKRPDLVNELSNKFGSQCVVVAIDAKQIDGEWIVHLAGGTIPTELNLFEWAKEVEKRGAGEILFTSMNNDGTKAGFANEALAKLSTELNIPIIASGGAGTVQHFIDTFVDGKSDAALAASVFHFGEIPILELKQELKENNIPVRI
- the hisA gene encoding 1-(5-phosphoribosyl)-5-[(5-phosphoribosylamino)methylideneamino]imidazole-4-carboxamide isomerase, producing the protein MRIIPAIDIIDGKCVRLTKGDYNTKKIYNESPLEVAKEFEAAGIEYLHVVDLDGAKASEIINYKVLEQIASKTNLKIDFGGGLKSDKDLEIAFNSGANQITGGSIAVKNSTIFESWISTYGSQKIILGADFYPDNTGGKIATNGWQEESTLELIPFIADYHKKGIQYVICTDISKDGMLQGPSFDIYKEVLSEVKGLKLIASGGISTFDELPKLAENGCEGVIIGKAIYENKISLKQLENFILNK